From the genome of Neomonachus schauinslandi chromosome 5, ASM220157v2, whole genome shotgun sequence, one region includes:
- the GLI1 gene encoding LOW QUALITY PROTEIN: zinc finger protein GLI1 (The sequence of the model RefSeq protein was modified relative to this genomic sequence to represent the inferred CDS: deleted 2 bases in 2 codons), which translates to MFNPMTPPPVSSYGEPCCLRPLPSQAPSMGTEGLPGLPFCHQANLMSGPHSYGPARETNSCTEAPLFPPPRGSVKLTKKRALSISPLSDASLDLQTVIRTSPSSLVAFINSRCASPGGSYGHLSIGTMSPSLGFPPQMNHQKGTSPSFGVQPCGPHDPTPGGMMPHPQSRGPLPACQLKSELDLLVSKCPEEPLEGDMSSPNSAGTQDPLLGMLDGREDLEREEKPEPESVYETDCRWDGCSQEFDSQEQLVHHINSEHIHGERKEFVCHWGGCSRELRPFKAQYMLVVHMRRHTGEKPHKCTFEGCRKSYSRLENLKTHLRSHTGEKPYMCEHEGCSKAFSNASDRAKHQNRTHSNEKPYVCKLPGCTKRYTDPSSLRKHVKTVHGPDAHVTKRHRGDGPLPRAPSLSTVEPKRERDGGPIREESRLTVPEGAVKPQPSPGAQSSCSSDHSPAGSAANTDSGVEMTGNAGGSTEDLSSLDEGPCIAGTGLSTLRRLENLRLDQLHQLRPMGPRGLKLPSLTHTGTAVSRRLGPPVSLDRRSSSSSSVSSAYTVSRRSSLASPYPPGSPPENGASSLPGLTPAQHYLLRARYASARAGGTPPTAAPSLDRMGSLPAPPWRSRAEYPGYNPSVGVTRRASDPARAVDRPAPARVQRFKSLGCVHMPPTMAGGGRNFDPQLPTAVYSPQPPSITENVALDTRGLQEEPEGGTSMIGSGLNPYMDFPSTDTLGYGGPEGAAAEPYGARGPGSLTLGPGPPTNYGPNPCPQQVSYPEPPPRTWAEFPSHSGLYPGPKAPAGVYSQCPRLEHYGQVQVKPEQGCPVGSDSTGLAPCLNAQPGDGPPRPQPLFSHYPQPPPPQYPQAGAYTQPPPDYLPSEPRPGLDFDSPTHSTGQLKAQLVCNYVQSQQELLWEGGGRGDPPVQEPLYQSPKFLGGSQVSPSPGKGPMATYGPGFAPNLPNHKSGSYPAPPPCHENFAVGANKAPHRATAPPRLLPPLPTCYGTLKAGSTNPSCGHPEVGRLGGGPALYAPPEGQVCNPLDSLDLDNTQLDFVAILDEAQGLSPPPSHDQGDSSERTPPPSGPPNMAVGNMSILLGSLPGETQFLNSST; encoded by the exons ATGTTCAACCCGATGACCCCGCCGCCAGTCAGTAGCTATGGCGAGCCCTGCTGTCTCCGGCCCCTCCCCAGTCAGGCCCCCAGCATGGGGACAGAAG gACTGCCTGGTCTGCCCTTCTGCCACCAGGCCAACCTCATGTCTGGCCCCCACAGTTATGGGCCAGCTAGAGAGACCAACAGCTGCACCGAGG ccccactcttccctcctccccgaGGTTCAGTCAAGTTGACCAAGAAGCGGGCACTCTCCATCTCGCCTCTGTCAGACGCCAGCCTGGATCTGCAGACAGTTATCCGCACCTCACCCAGCTCCCTTGTGGCCTTCATCAACTCACGCTGTGCATCTCCCGGGGGCTCCTATGGTCACCTCTCCATCGGCACCATGAG cccctcTCTGGGATTCCCACCCCAGATGAATCACCAAAAAGGGACCTCGCCTTCCTTCGGGGTCCAGCCCTGTGGTCCCCATGACCCCACTCCAGGTGGGATGATGCCGCATCCTCAGTCCCGGGGACCCCTCCCAGCTTGCCAG CTGAAGTCTGAGCTGGACCTGCTGGTTAGCAAGTGCCCAGAGGAGCCCTTGGAGGGCGATATGTCCAGCCCCAACTCCGCAGGCACACAG GATCCCCTGCTGGGGATGTTGGATGGGCGGGAGGAcctggagagagaggagaagcctGAGCCTGAGTCTGTGTATGAGACTGACTGCCGCTGGGATGGCTGTAGCCAGGAATTTGACTCCCAGGAGCAGCTGGTGCAC CACATCAACAGTGAGCACATCCATGGGGAGCGGAAGGAGTTCGTGTGCCATTGG GGGGGCTGCTCCAGGGAGCTGAGGCCCTTCAAAGCCCAGTACATGCTGGTCGTGCACATGCGCAGACACACGGGGGAGAAGCCACACAAGTGCACG TTTGAGGGGTGCCGGAAGTCATACTCACGCCTCGAAAATCTGAAGACGCACCTGCGGTCACACACGGGTGAGAAGCCGTACATGTGTGAGCACGAGGGCTGCAGTAAAGCCTTCAGCAATGCCAGTGACCGAGCCAAGCACCAGAATCGGACCCACTCCAATGAG AAGCCGTATGTTTGTAAGCTCCCTGGCTGCACCAAACGCTACACAGATCCCAGCTCGCTCCGGAAACACGTCAAGACAGTGCATGGTCCTGATGCCCATGTGACCAAGCGGCACCGAGGAGACGGCCCCCTGCCCAGGGCACCGTCCCTGTCCACAGTGGAGCCCAAGAGGGAGCGGGATGGAGGCCCCATCAGGGAGGAGAGCAGACTGACCGTGCCGGAGGGGGCCGTG AAGCcacagcccagccctggggcccagTCGTCCTGCAGCAGCGACCACTCCCCAGCAGGCAGTGCGGCCAATACAGATAGTGGTGTGGAAATGACCGGAAATGCAGGGGGCAGCACTGAGGACCTGTCCAGCTTGGATGAGGGGCCTTGCATTGCTGGCACTGGTCTGTCCACTCTTCGACGCCTTGAGAACCTCAGACTGGACCAGCTACATCAACTTCGGCCGATGGGGCCTCGGGGCCTCAAACTGCCCAGCCTGACCCATACTG GCACCGCTGTGTCCCGCCGCCTGGGCCCCCCAGTTTCTCTTGACCGCCGCAGCAGCAGCTCCAGCAGCGTCAGTTCAGCCTATACCGTCAGCCGCcgctcctccctggcctccccttACCCCCCTGGTTCCCCGCCCGAGAACGGGGCATCCTCTCTGCCCGGCCTCACCCCTGCCCAGCACTACCTGCTCCGGGCAAGATATGCTTCAGCTAGGGCAGGTGGTACCCCACCCACGGCAGCACCCAGCCTGGATCGGATGGGGAGCCTTCCTGCACCTCCCTGGAGAAGCCGAGCTGAGTATCCAGGATACAACCCCAGCGTAGGGGTTACCCGGAGGGCCAGTGACCCGGCCCGGGCTGTTGACCGCCCTGCCCCAGCCAGAGTCCAGCGGTTCAAGAGCTTGGGCTGTGTCCACATGCCCCCCACCATGGCAGGGGGAGGACGGAACTTCGATCCCCAACTCCCAACCGCCGTCTACTCACCACAGCCCCCCAGCATCACTGAGAATGTCGCCTTGGATACCAGAGGGCTGCAGGAGGAGCCAGAAGGTGGGACCTCCATGATAGGCAGTGGCCTAAACCCCTATATGGACTTCCCATCCACTGATACTTTGGGATATGGGGGACCTGAGGGGGCAGCGGCTGAACCTTATGGAGCTAGGGGTCCAGGCTCCCTGACTCTTGGGCCTGGTCCACCCACCAATTATGGGCCAAACCCCTGTCCCCAGCAGGTCTCCTATCCTGAACCCCCCCCCCGAACC TGGGCTGAGTTCCCTTCCCACTCCGGGCTGTACCCAGGCCCCAAGGCTCCAGCTGGAGTCTACAGTCAGTGTCCTCGTCTTGAACATTACGGACAAGTACAGGTCAAGCCAGAACAGGGGTGTCCAGTGGGTTCTGATTCCACAGGACTGGCGCCCTGCCTCAATGCTCAGCCCGGTGATGGGCCTCCTCGCCCACAGCCTCTGTTCTCCCACTACCCCCAGCCTCCGCCTCCCCAATATCCCCAGGCAGGTGCCTATACCCAGCCACCCCCTGATTATCTTCCTTCAGAGCCCAGGCCTGGCCTGGATTTTGATTCCCCCACTCACTCCACAGGGCAACTCAAGGCTCAGCTGGTGTGTAATTATGTTCAGTCTCAACAGGAACTgctctgggagggtgggggcaggggagatcCCCCAGTCCAGGAACCTCTCTACCAGAGTCCCAAGTTTCTAGGGGGTTCCCAGGTTAGCCCAAGCCCTGGCAAGGGTCCAATGGCCACATATGGACCTGGCTTTGCACCTAACTTGCCCAATCACAAGTCGGGCTCCTATCCCGCCCCTCCACCCTGCCATGAAAATTTTGCAGTGGGGGCAAACAAGGCCCCCCATAGGGCAACAGCACCACCCCGACTTCTGCCCCCACTGCCCACTTGCTATGGGACCCTCAAGGCAGGGAGCACCAACCCCAGTTGTGGTCATCCTGAAGTGGGCAGGCTGGGAGGGGGTCCTGCCTTGTACGCTCCTCCTGAAGGGCAGGTGTGCAACCCTCTGGACTCTCTTGACCTTGACAACACTCAGCTGGACTTTGTGGCTATTCTGGATGAGGCCCAGGGGCTGAgtcctcccccttctcatgatCAGGGGGACAGCTCTGAACgcaccccacctccctctgggCCCCCCAACATGGCTGTGGGCAACATGAGTATCTTACTGGGATCCCTGCCTGGGGAGACACAATTCCTCAACTCTAGCACCTGA